In Cystobacter fuscus DSM 2262, the DNA window GCGGCGGAAGAGCTGCACCTGACCGCCAGCGCGGTCAGTCACCATGTGCGCAAGCTGGAAGCACAGCTCGGCGTCGCGCTGTTCCAGCGGCACGCGCGTGGCGTGTCGTTGACGGCCGAAGGTCGCCGGCTCGCCGATGCCGCCAGCAGCGCGCTGAGCGACATGGACGTCGTCCTGCGCGGACTGCGCGCCGCTCGCGACGAGCACGACCGCGTACGCATCACCACCCTGCACTCGCTGACCTACACCTGGCTGCTGCCGCGCCTGCCGCGGTTCATCGCCGCGCATCCGCACATCCGTCTCCACGTCGACACCGAATTGGTGCTGACTCGCTTCGACGAAGCAGGCCCCGATCTCGGCATTCGCTATGGCCAGGGCCATTGGCCGGGATTGACCGCGCACCACCTGATGGACGACGCACTGTTCCCGGTGGCCTCACCGGCGTTGGCCGGTATCGAGGGCATCCACGAAGCGGCCGACATCGCGAAGCTGCCGCTGGTCTCGGACCTCGCGCTCCAGGGCTGGCAGGACTGGTTCCGCGCCGCGGGCGTGCGCGGTGCCCGGCTCGATGAGCGTCATGGCTTCAGCGACACCACCAATGCGCTGATGGCCGCGGTGCATGGCCTGGGCGCGGTGCTCGCGCGCGAGCAGATCATCGCGCCCTACCTCGCCGACGGCCGCCTCGTGCGACTCCCCGGGCCGACCATGCCGGCGCGCTTCGGCTACTACGTGGTGTATCCCGCACAT includes these proteins:
- a CDS encoding LysR substrate-binding domain-containing protein; this encodes MTLPTDWLPALAAFESAARHQNFAHAAEELHLTASAVSHHVRKLEAQLGVALFQRHARGVSLTAEGRRLADAASSALSDMDVVLRGLRAARDEHDRVRITTLHSLTYTWLLPRLPRFIAAHPHIRLHVDTELVLTRFDEAGPDLGIRYGQGHWPGLTAHHLMDDALFPVASPALAGIEGIHEAADIAKLPLVSDLALQGWQDWFRAAGVRGARLDERHGFSDTTNALMAAVHGLGAVLAREQIIAPYLADGRLVRLPGPTMPARFGYYVVYPAHRRLRSAARAFVDWLLEQPGQPDR